A genomic window from Terriglobia bacterium includes:
- a CDS encoding efflux RND transporter permease subunit, translating into MDPRPESTRAAQAPEKPPAPWFQRLSRPILFLIVSLALVGVYLAFTIPVAVFPNTDFPRIVIGVDNGVMPIDQMLVTITRPLEEAVNIVPGLQQVKSITSRGSAEINLFFDWKVDMFQTLQRVDAAVSRVQSELPPTAKIETHRLTFATFPILGYSLTSDSVPQNKLWEIATYEIKPRINRLDGVSSVLVQGGRVPEFQVTPDPARLLAAGVTVNDILDAIRRTNLIDSPGLFEHNHQLVLGLVSGQVRTPEQIGQIVLKNSPAGVPLRLGDIATIAPSVAPVYTIVTANGKPAVLLSVNRQPDSNTVAVAGEVHAQIEELRASLPPGVHLEPFYDQSTIVHESIASVRDAVLLGLLLSSAILVLFLRDWGTSLVAGLVIPATLLITFIVLKVTGQSFNLMTLGGLAAAVGLVIDDAIVVLENIVLHRDAGESRLQAIQSALGEMTVPLIGSTITPIVVFLPLISITGVTGSFFRALAVTMTVSLFTSLLLALTWTPTLSQYLVRRKMAVAERVPADVLDSAALLSAEEAHLFGLFGRVVEFYVRTMKTVLKRPWTLAASSAVLIVLAAVCYNALGSDLLPAMDEGGFILDYWTPPGSSLAESDRILQHIERILKSVPEVENTSRRTGLQLGLAAVTEANRGDFTVKLKRDRKRGIDDIITDVRTQIEQTEPGAKVEFVQVLQDMIGDLTSAPEPIVIKLFSQDPQLLAQTAPRVAGAIGKVHGVVDVLDGIENTISGPAVTFRVDPVVAARAGFAPEEVAADAAAILEGEPAATPVILNDRAYTIRVRFPEKNRASLDRISNTLLTSSTGRTATLGSLATLSTDPGQTEIIRENLQRLTEVTGRLEGVDLGTGIAAVQKAVADLHLPSSIRVEYGGTFQEQQKSFRDLLMVLLLALVLLFVVLLFEFPSFSAPAAILASALLSTFGGLLALLVTGTTFNVASFMGMIMVIGIVAKNGILLLDAVQRFRALGYSAEEAMLQAGRRRLRPIVMTAMATIAGMLPLAFAIGAGSQMLQPLAITVVGGLFSSMVLSLIFTPAIHFFLQPRSSAEAE; encoded by the coding sequence ATGGATCCCCGGCCCGAATCCACCCGCGCAGCACAGGCTCCCGAGAAGCCGCCGGCTCCCTGGTTCCAGCGGCTCTCGCGCCCCATCCTGTTTCTAATCGTCAGCCTCGCTCTGGTCGGGGTTTATCTCGCGTTCACGATCCCCGTGGCCGTTTTCCCCAACACGGATTTTCCGCGCATCGTGATCGGCGTGGACAACGGCGTCATGCCCATCGACCAGATGCTGGTCACCATCACGCGCCCGCTCGAGGAAGCCGTCAACATCGTGCCGGGCCTGCAACAGGTAAAATCCATCACCAGCCGGGGCTCCGCCGAGATCAACCTCTTCTTCGACTGGAAAGTGGACATGTTCCAGACGTTGCAGCGCGTGGACGCTGCAGTCTCGCGAGTGCAGTCGGAACTTCCGCCCACGGCGAAAATCGAAACGCACCGGCTCACCTTCGCCACATTTCCCATCCTGGGCTACAGCCTGACTTCCGACAGCGTGCCGCAGAACAAGCTCTGGGAAATCGCCACCTACGAGATCAAGCCGCGCATCAACCGGCTGGACGGCGTATCGTCGGTACTGGTGCAGGGCGGCCGCGTCCCCGAATTTCAAGTGACGCCCGACCCGGCCCGGCTGCTGGCCGCCGGCGTCACCGTAAACGACATCCTCGATGCGATTCGCCGCACCAATCTGATCGATTCGCCCGGCCTGTTCGAACACAACCACCAGCTTGTGCTGGGCCTGGTCAGCGGCCAGGTGCGCACTCCGGAACAGATCGGCCAGATCGTCCTCAAGAATTCCCCTGCGGGCGTACCCCTCCGTCTGGGGGATATCGCGACGATCGCCCCCTCGGTTGCGCCCGTGTACACGATTGTCACGGCCAACGGCAAACCTGCGGTCCTGCTGAGCGTCAATCGCCAGCCCGACAGCAATACGGTGGCCGTAGCCGGCGAAGTGCATGCCCAGATCGAAGAGCTGCGCGCGTCGCTCCCTCCGGGCGTGCACCTGGAACCGTTCTACGACCAGTCCACCATCGTCCATGAATCGATCGCCAGCGTTCGCGACGCCGTGTTGCTAGGTTTGCTGCTGTCGTCCGCGATTCTCGTGCTCTTCCTGCGCGACTGGGGAACGTCGCTCGTGGCCGGCCTGGTCATTCCCGCCACGCTGCTCATTACCTTCATCGTTCTCAAAGTTACTGGCCAGAGCTTCAATCTGATGACGCTCGGCGGCCTGGCCGCGGCCGTCGGCCTGGTCATTGACGACGCCATCGTGGTTCTCGAAAACATCGTCCTCCACCGCGACGCCGGCGAAAGCCGCCTGCAGGCGATTCAGAGCGCTCTCGGCGAGATGACCGTGCCGCTCATCGGTTCGACCATTACGCCGATTGTCGTGTTTCTCCCGCTCATCTCCATTACCGGAGTCACGGGAAGCTTTTTCCGGGCGCTGGCGGTCACGATGACCGTTTCGCTGTTCACTTCGCTCCTGCTCGCGCTCACCTGGACGCCCACGCTCAGTCAATATCTGGTTCGCCGCAAGATGGCCGTTGCGGAGCGCGTGCCGGCGGACGTCCTGGATTCCGCGGCGCTCCTGTCCGCCGAGGAGGCGCACCTGTTCGGCCTGTTCGGGCGCGTCGTGGAGTTTTATGTGCGCACGATGAAGACCGTGCTGAAGCGTCCCTGGACCCTGGCGGCAAGCTCGGCGGTGCTCATCGTTCTTGCGGCCGTCTGCTACAACGCGCTCGGTTCCGATCTTTTGCCGGCGATGGACGAAGGCGGATTCATCCTCGACTATTGGACGCCTCCGGGAAGTTCGCTCGCCGAATCCGACCGCATCCTGCAGCACATTGAACGGATCTTGAAGTCGGTTCCCGAAGTGGAGAATACTTCGCGGCGCACGGGGTTGCAGCTCGGCCTGGCGGCCGTCACGGAGGCCAATCGCGGGGACTTCACCGTAAAGCTCAAGCGCGACCGCAAGCGCGGCATCGACGACATCATCACCGATGTGCGCACACAGATCGAGCAGACCGAGCCGGGCGCCAAGGTGGAATTCGTGCAGGTCTTGCAGGACATGATTGGCGACCTGACCAGCGCGCCCGAACCCATTGTCATCAAGCTCTTCTCCCAGGATCCGCAGCTTCTCGCGCAGACGGCGCCGCGCGTCGCCGGGGCCATCGGGAAGGTGCATGGAGTGGTCGACGTTCTGGACGGCATCGAAAACACCATCAGTGGTCCGGCGGTGACCTTTCGCGTGGACCCGGTGGTCGCCGCGCGCGCCGGCTTCGCGCCCGAAGAGGTTGCCGCGGACGCCGCCGCCATCCTGGAGGGTGAGCCTGCGGCTACGCCCGTCATTCTCAACGATCGCGCGTATACCATTCGCGTCCGCTTTCCGGAAAAGAACCGCGCCTCGCTCGACCGCATCAGCAATACGCTCTTGACCAGTTCCACGGGGCGCACGGCCACACTCGGTTCGCTGGCTACCCTGAGCACCGACCCCGGTCAGACCGAAATTATCCGGGAGAATCTGCAGCGCCTCACCGAAGTCACCGGCCGGCTTGAAGGCGTCGACCTGGGCACGGGCATCGCCGCGGTGCAGAAGGCCGTCGCGGATCTGCACCTGCCGTCCTCCATCCGTGTCGAGTATGGCGGCACGTTCCAGGAGCAGCAGAAATCGTTTCGCGACCTGCTGATGGTTCTCCTGCTCGCGCTGGTGCTCTTGTTTGTTGTGCTGCTCTTCGAATTCCCCAGCTTTTCCGCGCCGGCGGCGATTCTCGCTTCCGCCTTGCTGTCGACCTTCGGAGGCCTGCTCGCCTTGCTGGTGACCGGCACGACTTTCAACGTCGCGTCCTTCATGGGGATGATCATGGTCATCGGCATTGTCGCGAAGAACGGCATTCTGCTCCTGGACGCCGTGCAGCGCTTCCGGGCCCTTGGCTATTCGGCCGAAGAGGCGATGCTGCAGGCCGGCCGCCGCCGCCTTCGCCCCATTGTCATGACGGCCATGGCCACCATCGCCGGTATGCTGCCTCTGGCGTTCGCCATCGGCGCCGGATCGCAAATGCTGCAGCCGCTGGCCATCACGGTCGTCGGAGGACTCTTCAGTTCCATGGTCTTATCGCTCATCTTCACACCGGCCATTCACTTCTTCTTGCAGCCCAGGAGCAGTGCTGAAGCAGAGTGA
- a CDS encoding rhodanese-like domain-containing protein, with the protein MKETSVTELQAASTGNCRAQWVDVRSASEYAAGHVPGAVNIPMDQIAARLDDMSRELPVVLICQGGTRARIVAQQLKPCRDDVAVLKGGTNAWVKAGLPLVASARTRWSLERQVRLAAGLLVLLGVVLGLLVNYRWMYLSGFVGTGLSFAGLTDFCPMGILLGKMPWNGARHCKQPAAIVAGPSEAEG; encoded by the coding sequence ATGAAGGAGACTAGTGTTACGGAATTGCAGGCGGCGAGCACGGGAAACTGCCGGGCGCAATGGGTGGATGTGCGGTCGGCCTCGGAGTATGCCGCGGGACACGTGCCAGGTGCGGTGAATATCCCGATGGACCAGATCGCGGCGCGCCTGGACGATATGAGCCGCGAGCTTCCGGTGGTGTTGATTTGCCAGGGCGGGACGCGGGCGCGGATCGTGGCGCAGCAGTTGAAGCCGTGCCGCGACGACGTGGCGGTGCTGAAAGGGGGCACGAACGCCTGGGTAAAGGCCGGACTGCCGCTGGTGGCCAGCGCGAGAACGCGCTGGTCGCTGGAGCGTCAAGTACGGCTGGCCGCGGGACTGCTGGTACTGCTGGGTGTGGTGCTGGGGTTGCTGGTGAATTATCGCTGGATGTATTTGTCGGGATTTGTTGGAACGGGACTGTCGTTTGCAGGGCTGACGGATTTTTGCCCGATGGGGATCCTGTTGGGGAAAATGCCGTGGAATGGAGCGCGGCATTGCAAGCAGCCAGCGGCCATCGTCGCAGGCCCCAGTGAGGCCGAGGGATAA
- a CDS encoding pyridoxal phosphate-dependent aminotransferase, protein MFAERTKWNLETNRLSAALARHRAARKPLLDLSASNPTACGFNYDRAAILRALANPAALVYEPDPRGLESARRAVAGYYAARKINIAAEEIFLTTSTSEAYTYVFRTLCDPGDELLAPEPSYPLFGFLADIQDVRVARYPLLYDYGWQIDFHALEQAITPRTRGVIVVHPNNPTGHFCKAQEMARLNALCAARGMALIADEVFLDFALGGAAPASFAGNGGALTFTLSGLSKISGLPQMKAAWLITSGPEPAKGQALARLEVIADTYLSMNAPVQLALPVFLEQRHAFQLQLLERVRKNLAELYRQVAGQEACARLNVEGGWYAVLRVPATRPDEELAIALLTEKDVYVHPGHFYDFPADGYLVASLITPEREFAEGMRRLLAGF, encoded by the coding sequence ATGTTTGCTGAGCGCACCAAGTGGAACCTGGAGACGAACCGGCTAAGCGCGGCGCTGGCGCGGCACCGCGCGGCCAGAAAGCCGCTGCTGGATTTGAGCGCGTCGAATCCGACGGCGTGCGGGTTCAACTATGACCGCGCGGCGATCCTGCGGGCGCTGGCGAATCCGGCGGCGCTGGTGTATGAGCCGGATCCGCGGGGGCTGGAGAGCGCGCGGCGGGCGGTGGCCGGGTACTACGCGGCGCGCAAGATAAATATTGCGGCCGAGGAGATCTTTCTCACCACCAGCACCAGCGAAGCCTACACCTATGTTTTCCGCACGCTGTGCGATCCCGGGGACGAGCTGCTGGCGCCGGAACCGAGCTATCCGCTCTTCGGCTTCCTCGCGGACATTCAGGATGTCCGGGTAGCGCGTTATCCCCTGCTCTACGATTACGGCTGGCAGATTGATTTCCATGCACTGGAGCAGGCGATCACGCCGCGCACGCGCGGCGTGATCGTGGTGCACCCGAACAATCCGACCGGGCATTTCTGCAAGGCGCAAGAGATGGCGCGGCTGAATGCGCTCTGCGCGGCGCGGGGGATGGCCCTGATCGCCGACGAGGTGTTTCTGGATTTTGCACTCGGGGGAGCGGCGCCGGCCAGTTTCGCCGGGAATGGGGGGGCGCTGACGTTTACGCTGAGCGGGCTCTCGAAAATTTCCGGGCTGCCGCAGATGAAGGCGGCGTGGCTGATCACCAGCGGGCCGGAACCGGCCAAGGGGCAGGCGCTGGCGCGGCTGGAGGTGATTGCCGACACCTATCTTTCGATGAATGCTCCCGTGCAACTGGCGCTGCCGGTGTTTCTGGAGCAGCGGCACGCGTTTCAGCTGCAGTTGCTGGAGCGGGTGCGCAAGAATCTGGCGGAGCTGTACCGGCAGGTGGCGGGACAGGAAGCGTGCGCGCGGCTGAACGTGGAAGGCGGATGGTATGCCGTGCTGCGGGTGCCGGCGACGCGCCCGGACGAAGAGCTGGCGATCGCGCTGCTGACGGAGAAGGACGTGTATGTGCATCCCGGACACTTCTACGACTTCCCTGCCGACGGCTACCTGGTGGCGAGCCTGATCACGCCGGAGCGGGAGTTTGCGGAGGGGATGCGGCGGCTGCTGGCGGGCTTTTGA
- a CDS encoding TolC family protein: MRNRTRLTQHALRGLLLAAGILAGTCTGARAGQQQAPAAALAPPNPVAQPQGGATAAAPLRLSLQEALERARKYSTQFQAAATDSAIAHEDRTQARDALLPTASYNLQALYSPAFVTASGVRRFIATNGPQEYISQGNVHQVLDLAAFASFRRASAAAAAARARKEIASRGLVVTVVQGYYAVAAAQQKLEVARKSAEEGERFLKLTQDLERGGEVAHSDVIKAELQTQDRRRQLQEAQLALLNARLDLAVLLFPDFNDNYEVADDLHAAVPLPTLAEVQQLAARDNPDVRAALASVQAAGHDVTGARAGYLPSLSFDYFYGIDAAQFAAKDAAGNSNLGSAATATLSLPLWNWGATQSRIKQAELRRAQAQRELSLAQRKLLAEIRSLYAEAETALNELSGLNRSAVLAGDSLQLTMLRYKGGEATVLEVVDAQSTYSQANYAYQDGAVRYRVALANLQTLTGVLTSP, encoded by the coding sequence ATGCGAAATAGAACTCGATTGACGCAACATGCGCTGCGGGGACTCCTCCTGGCAGCCGGCATCCTCGCCGGGACTTGCACCGGCGCACGCGCGGGACAGCAGCAAGCGCCCGCGGCCGCGCTGGCCCCGCCGAATCCTGTCGCCCAGCCGCAGGGAGGCGCCACGGCCGCTGCGCCGCTGCGCTTGTCTCTGCAGGAGGCTCTGGAGCGCGCGCGGAAGTACAGCACCCAGTTCCAGGCGGCGGCGACCGATTCCGCCATCGCCCACGAAGACCGCACGCAGGCGCGCGATGCGCTGCTGCCCACGGCCAGCTACAACCTGCAAGCGCTGTACTCGCCGGCTTTCGTCACAGCCAGTGGAGTCCGCCGTTTCATCGCGACCAACGGGCCGCAGGAATACATCAGCCAGGGCAACGTGCATCAGGTGCTCGACCTCGCGGCGTTCGCGAGCTTCAGGCGGGCTTCGGCGGCAGCCGCCGCAGCCCGGGCGCGCAAGGAGATTGCTTCGCGGGGGCTGGTCGTGACGGTCGTGCAGGGCTATTACGCGGTGGCTGCGGCCCAGCAGAAGCTGGAAGTGGCGCGGAAATCGGCGGAGGAGGGCGAGCGCTTCCTCAAACTGACGCAGGATCTGGAGCGCGGCGGGGAAGTGGCGCACTCCGACGTCATAAAGGCGGAACTGCAGACACAGGACCGCCGCCGCCAGTTGCAGGAAGCGCAACTGGCGCTGCTCAACGCGCGGCTCGATCTGGCGGTCCTGCTTTTTCCGGATTTCAACGACAATTACGAAGTCGCCGACGACCTGCATGCCGCGGTCCCGCTGCCCACGCTTGCGGAGGTGCAGCAGCTTGCGGCGCGCGACAACCCGGATGTCCGAGCCGCGCTGGCCTCCGTGCAGGCGGCCGGGCACGACGTCACCGGCGCGCGGGCCGGCTATTTGCCTTCTCTGAGTTTCGATTATTTCTACGGCATCGACGCGGCGCAATTTGCCGCAAAAGACGCCGCCGGCAACTCGAACCTGGGTTCTGCCGCGACGGCCACTTTGAGTCTCCCCCTCTGGAACTGGGGCGCCACGCAGAGCCGCATCAAGCAGGCGGAGCTTCGCCGCGCCCAGGCGCAGCGGGAACTCTCGCTGGCGCAGCGCAAGCTGCTGGCGGAGATCCGCTCGCTGTATGCGGAGGCGGAAACCGCGCTGAACGAGCTCAGCGGTCTGAACCGTTCGGCGGTGCTGGCGGGCGACAGCCTGCAGTTGACCATGCTGCGCTACAAGGGCGGCGAAGCCACCGTTCTGGAAGTGGTGGACGCGCAAAGCACCTACAGTCAGGCGAATTACGCCTATCAGGACGGCGCGGTCCGCTACCGCGTGGCTCTGGCAAACTTGCAAACTCTGACGGGAGTGCTGACCTCTCCATGA
- a CDS encoding nuclear transport factor 2 family protein, with product MSLLWKRSLLAVLAGLLVLGAALAQTKAAGYAAAEQAVTKLEQEWFTLQLAHDWGKLTRMVSDDFILTESDGKLGNRDSMFAGYKEEAGMTLSIKMNFMVSHAVAANAVIATGLDDITLKEKDGRITHRYERFTDTWIHRDGRWQCVAEQLTLAHP from the coding sequence ATGTCACTCCTATGGAAACGCAGTCTGCTGGCGGTTCTGGCAGGTCTGCTGGTGCTGGGCGCGGCGCTCGCGCAGACCAAAGCCGCCGGCTATGCCGCCGCGGAACAGGCCGTAACCAAGCTCGAGCAGGAGTGGTTCACCCTGCAGCTCGCGCACGACTGGGGCAAGCTCACCCGCATGGTCTCCGACGATTTCATCCTCACGGAGTCCGACGGCAAACTGGGCAACCGCGACTCCATGTTCGCGGGATACAAGGAAGAGGCGGGAATGACGCTCAGCATCAAGATGAACTTCATGGTCTCCCACGCCGTGGCTGCCAACGCCGTCATCGCCACCGGCCTCGACGATATCACCCTCAAGGAAAAAGACGGCCGGATCACCCACCGCTACGAACGCTTCACCGACACCTGGATCCATCGCGATGGCCGCTGGCAATGTGTCGCCGAACAGCTCACGTTGGCGCATCCCTAG
- a CDS encoding aspartate kinase, translated as MKAKVQVMKFGGTSVGDAACIARSAQIVASAARDSAVVVVVSAMSGVTNRLIDAARRAENGDRQAGAALVDALRRQHEAVLAALVAGKEARQPVLRRLEEILAEGQRLYDGTALLRELTPRTLDSISSLGERLSAPLFAGALAELGVRGEAVEATELIMTDAYHGGAEPLMVRTRERCEARLRPLLHAGIVPVVTGFIGATSEGILTTLGRGGSDYSATILGAALGVDEIIIWTDVDGVLTADPRLVPEARTIPEISYREAAELAYFGAKVLHPKTLREVIPAAIPVWIRNSFAPERPGTVITREGRRIGGGVKALTAIRDVALISVGGPGIVGVPDVVGRTFSTTAELRASVLLISQSSSQNDICFIVSAADAQRTVEALRHEFAQDLAHQVVEHITVDPNIAIVAVVGEKMHGTPGIAGRTFNALGRESINIIAIAQGSSETNISFVVEDQAMKAALLATHREFGLHSLLSD; from the coding sequence ATGAAAGCAAAAGTGCAGGTCATGAAGTTTGGCGGTACCTCGGTCGGCGATGCCGCGTGCATCGCCCGTTCGGCGCAGATTGTCGCCAGTGCGGCGAGGGACAGCGCCGTCGTGGTGGTGGTTTCGGCCATGAGCGGCGTGACCAACCGGCTGATCGACGCCGCCCGGCGCGCGGAAAACGGCGATCGCCAGGCGGGTGCCGCTCTCGTCGACGCCTTGCGCCGGCAGCACGAGGCCGTGCTCGCCGCCCTGGTCGCCGGCAAGGAAGCGCGCCAGCCGGTCCTGCGCCGGCTGGAGGAGATTCTCGCGGAAGGGCAGCGGCTTTATGATGGCACGGCGCTGCTCCGCGAGCTGACGCCGCGCACTCTCGATTCCATCTCCAGCCTGGGCGAGCGCCTCTCCGCTCCGCTCTTCGCCGGCGCTCTCGCCGAACTCGGCGTGCGCGGCGAAGCCGTGGAAGCCACCGAATTGATAATGACCGATGCCTACCACGGCGGCGCCGAACCTCTCATGGTCCGCACCCGCGAGCGCTGCGAAGCGCGCCTCCGCCCCTTGCTGCACGCGGGAATCGTTCCCGTCGTCACCGGGTTCATTGGCGCAACCTCCGAGGGCATTCTGACCACCCTCGGCCGCGGCGGCTCCGATTATTCCGCCACGATTTTGGGCGCGGCCCTGGGCGTCGACGAGATCATCATCTGGACCGACGTGGACGGCGTTTTGACGGCCGATCCGCGTCTCGTCCCCGAAGCCCGCACCATTCCGGAAATTTCCTACCGCGAAGCCGCCGAGCTCGCCTACTTCGGCGCCAAAGTCCTGCACCCCAAGACGCTCCGGGAAGTCATCCCCGCGGCCATCCCGGTCTGGATCCGCAACAGCTTTGCCCCGGAGCGCCCCGGCACGGTGATTACCCGCGAGGGCCGGCGCATCGGCGGGGGCGTCAAGGCCCTCACGGCGATCCGCGACGTGGCCCTCATCAGCGTGGGCGGCCCGGGCATCGTCGGCGTTCCCGACGTCGTGGGCCGCACCTTTTCGACTACCGCGGAGTTGCGCGCCAGCGTTTTGCTCATCTCCCAGTCCTCTTCCCAGAACGACATCTGCTTCATCGTTTCCGCGGCCGACGCCCAGCGCACCGTGGAGGCGCTGCGTCACGAGTTTGCCCAGGACCTGGCGCACCAGGTGGTCGAACACATCACCGTCGATCCCAATATCGCCATTGTGGCCGTCGTCGGCGAAAAAATGCACGGCACGCCGGGCATTGCCGGACGAACCTTCAACGCCCTGGGGCGCGAGAGCATCAACATTATCGCCATCGCGCAGGGCTCTTCGGAGACCAACATTTCCTTCGTCGTGGAAGACCAGGCCATGAAAGCGGCGTTGCTGGCCACGCATCGCGAATTCGGCCTGCACTCCCTGCTTTCCGATTGA
- a CDS encoding efflux RND transporter periplasmic adaptor subunit: protein MNLTTLGVTAKRSTITRTLNLGSAIPLAGAMATLFAVLSGCGSPEKEKEPVVSVQTTPARRGPISQIISGEAVVYPLQQAVIMPKITSTVSKFLVQRGSRVRKGQLLAVLENADLAAAAEQGKGEFEQAEASYTTTTGASLPQDLQKAELDAAAAKAGFDAQQKVYDSRKELFQQGAIPRRDLDSAEVALAQARSQYRVAERQWNDLQRLVQQQALKSASGQLSAAKGKYLGAKAQLSYSEIRSPIDGVVTDRPLYPGELATANQPLLTVMDTTRLIAKTHIAQSEAALLRAGNPADLRIPGLDASLKGRISLVSPALDPGSTTIEVWVEALKADPALKPGMTVEVAMTAKTAKDAIVVPASGLFKNSEGADYVLVAGSDGRAHLKTVQAGIRNAGLAQIVSGISAGEPVIVSGGYALPDNTQIKIAPPAPAEKDAGGQAGKADQAGGSAKPAGKDKE, encoded by the coding sequence ATGAACCTTACGACTCTAGGCGTGACCGCAAAGCGGTCCACGATCACGCGCACGCTGAACCTCGGCTCCGCAATTCCGCTGGCTGGCGCCATGGCCACACTGTTTGCGGTGCTGAGCGGCTGCGGCAGCCCGGAAAAAGAGAAGGAACCTGTCGTCTCGGTGCAGACCACGCCGGCGCGGAGGGGGCCCATCTCCCAGATTATTTCCGGCGAGGCGGTGGTTTATCCCCTGCAACAGGCCGTCATCATGCCCAAGATTACCTCGACGGTCAGCAAGTTTCTCGTGCAGCGCGGGAGCCGCGTGCGCAAGGGCCAGTTGCTGGCGGTGCTTGAAAACGCGGATCTCGCTGCCGCCGCCGAACAGGGCAAAGGCGAATTTGAGCAAGCGGAGGCGAGTTACACGACCACGACCGGGGCGAGTCTCCCGCAGGACCTGCAGAAAGCGGAGCTGGATGCCGCCGCTGCCAAGGCCGGTTTTGACGCCCAACAGAAAGTCTACGACAGCCGGAAGGAGCTGTTTCAGCAGGGGGCCATACCGCGGCGGGATCTGGATTCCGCGGAAGTCGCGCTGGCGCAGGCGCGCAGTCAGTATCGCGTGGCGGAACGCCAATGGAACGACCTCCAGCGCTTGGTCCAGCAACAGGCGCTGAAATCCGCATCGGGCCAGCTCTCCGCGGCAAAAGGCAAGTACCTCGGAGCGAAGGCGCAGCTCAGCTACTCGGAGATCAGGAGTCCCATCGACGGCGTGGTCACCGACCGGCCGCTGTATCCCGGCGAGCTGGCTACCGCGAACCAGCCGCTTCTCACGGTAATGGATACGACCAGGCTCATCGCGAAAACGCACATCGCCCAGTCGGAAGCCGCGCTGCTCCGGGCCGGCAATCCGGCGGATTTAAGAATTCCCGGTCTCGACGCCTCCCTGAAAGGCCGCATCAGCCTGGTCAGCCCTGCGCTCGATCCGGGCAGCACGACGATCGAGGTCTGGGTCGAAGCGCTCAAGGCGGACCCCGCGCTGAAGCCGGGGATGACCGTAGAAGTGGCGATGACCGCGAAGACGGCCAAGGATGCGATCGTGGTGCCCGCTTCCGGCCTGTTTAAGAATAGCGAAGGAGCCGACTACGTTCTTGTCGCTGGCTCCGATGGCCGCGCGCACCTCAAGACGGTTCAAGCGGGCATCCGCAACGCCGGGCTCGCGCAGATCGTCAGCGGCATCAGCGCCGGCGAGCCGGTGATCGTCTCCGGCGGCTACGCTCTGCCGGACAACACGCAGATCAAGATTGCGCCCCCTGCTCCGGCGGAGAAGGATGCTGGCGGCCAGGCTGGCAAAGCGGACCAGGCCGGCGGCTCCGCGAAGCCGGCCGGCAAGGACAAAGAGTAG